The region TGGTACCCCGGCCATCAACGAAGCTGCTCCTTGACCCGTAGGGGCGCAACCGGCGCCGCCTAACCAGAAGGAATCTATTGGAGCCCTCAACACGTACATGGGACGGGGTCAGAAGTCGCGCCGCAGTGCCGAAGTGCTCGATCAGGTCGTTCGCGCCGGCGATGGCCAAAAGTGGCAATAAAGTGGCAGCGGGGTCGCGGCGATAATCACACCGTGACCCCCCGGACAGCAGGAAACCCCCTGTTCAGGGGGTTTCCTGCTGTCTCGACCAGACGCGCGCCCGAAGGGATTCGAACCCCTAACCTTCTGATCCGTAGTCAGATGCTCTATCCGTTGAGCTACGGGCGCTTGTTCAGTTGTGCAGTCTCCACCTTGCGGTGGAGGCCACAGCGGAGGCTCCGGGATTTGAACCCGGGAGGGGGCGTAACCCCCAACCGCATTAGCAGTGCGGCGCCATAGACCAGACTAGGCGAAGCCTCCCGGTAACCCTCGCGGCCACCGGAGAAAAGATTACACAACCCGTCGACCGGCCGACACAGGGGGGTCGGTTTCGCGTCCGGGGAGGCCACCGCGGCGGTCTCCCCGGACCTCGATCATCTCGCTAGGTCGGCGCTGAGCTGCACGAACGGCTCCAGGGCCGCCGGGTTCTGCAGGGCGTCGCGGCTGACCGCGCGCTCTGGTGGGGTGCCGGCGAGGATCTTCTTCACCGGGACCTCCAGCTTCTTGCCATTGAGGGTGCGCGGCACCTCGTCGACGACGATGAACCGGTTCGGCACGTGTCGCGGGGAGAGCTCGGTGCGCAGTGCCGCCTTGAGCTTCGGCTGGACCTCCTCCAGGTCGATGCCCTCGGCCAGCACCAGGAAGCACAGCAGCTCTCCGTCGGTCTCGCCCGCGCCCGAGGTATCGATCACCAGCGAGTCGACGATCTCCTCAAACCCCTCCACGACCCGGTAGAACTCCGCGGTACCCATCCGGATGCCGCCGCGGTTGAGCGTCGAGTCGCTGCGGCCGTAGATCACCAGGGTGCCGCGGTCGGTGACGCGCACCCAGTCTCCGTGCCGCCAGACGCCGGGGAACGTGTCGAAGTACGCCTCGCGCAGCCGGGAGCCGTCCGGGTCGCTCCAGAAGAACACCGGCATCGTCGGCATCGGCTTGGTCAGCACCAGCTCGCCGACCTCCTCGTGCAGTTCCTTGCCGTACTCGTCGTAGGAGGCCGCCGCCGCGCCCAGCATCGGGCAGGAGATCTCCCCCAGCCACACCGGCACATCCGGCGCGGCGCCCACGAACGCGGTGCACAGGTCGGTGCCGCCGGAGACGCTGGCGATCTGCACGTCTTCGCCGACCGCGTCCGCCACCCAGCGGAAGCCGTCGGTGGTCAGCGGCGCTCCGGTCGAGCCGACAGTGCGCAGCGCGGACAGGTCGAGGTCGTCCTTGGGGCGCAACTCGTGCTTGAGGCAGCTCTGTATGAACGGCGCCGACGTGCCGAAGTAGTTGACCCGGTGGCGGGCCGCCAGCTCCCACAACGCCGACAGCGACGGGTAGCCCGGGTTACCGTCGAACAGCACCAGGGTCGTGCCGGTCAGCAGGCCGCCGACCAGGAAGTTCCACATCATCCAGCCGGTCGTGGTGAACCAGAAGAACCGGTTGCCCGGGCCAAGGTCACAGTGCAGGCCGATGATCTTGAGGTGTTCCAGGACCATGCCGCCGTGGCCGTGCACGATGCCCTTCGGCAGGCCAGTAGTGCCCGAGGAGTACAGCACCCACAGCGGGTGGTCGAACGGCACCGGGTCGAACTCCAGCGGTGCGCCGTGGTGCTGCGCCAGCAGGTCATCCCAGCCGATGGTCCCGGCCAGTTCCGCGCCCTCACCGAGGTAGTCGACCAGCACCGTGCCCGCCAGGCCCGGCATCTCCGCACGCAATTTGTCCACAGTGGACCTGATGTCGAAGTTGCGGCCGCCGTAGCAGTAGCCGTCGACCGCGATCAGCACCTTCGGCTCGATCTGCACGAAGCGGTCCGCGACCGCCCGCGCGCCGAAGTCCGGCGAACAAGACGACCAGGTCGCCCCGAGACTCGCCGCCGCCAGGAACGCCACGATTGTTTCGGGGCTGTTTGGCGCCAGTGCCGCGACCCGGTCACCGGCCCGCACTCCCAGCGCCGCGAGCCCCGCGCGAGCGGCAGCCACCCGCGCCCGCAGTTCGCCGTAGGTGATCTCTTCGCTGCGGCCGTCCTCCCGCTCGAAGATCACCGCCAGGTCGTCGTCCGCCTTGCCGTCGCCGTCGCGCAGCGCATGCTCGGCGTAGTTCAAGGTCGCCCCGGGGAACCACTGCGCTCCCGGCATCACCTCAGCGGCCAGCACCTGCTCGGCGCGGTCGTGGAAGCGGACGCCGAAGAACTCCGCCACCGCCGACCAGAACGCGCTCAGGTCCGACACCGACCACTGCCACAGCGCCCGGTAATCGGGCAGGTCGACGTCACGCTCGCGGCGCAACCAGTCACGAAACGCCGCCATCCGGCTGGCCGCCACGCGCTGCGGGTCGGGCTGCCACAACAGCTCGGGGATCTGCTCGGGGTGGGTGCTCGGTGTCATGCGCCCTTCCTAACCCAATAGCCCCTGGTTCAGCTAGCCTTCGGCGCCGGTGAGCTGCCGGTTCTGTGTCCCGGACCGATCATGAGGCGTGACCGGCCCGCGCCGAGTCGGCTCAACGCAGGTGGAGGTCGAGCCAGTTGCGGGCTCGCTGCCACGCTTCGGCCGCCGCATCCGCGTCGCGGTCGAAGCGGTGCCCTGCGCCGGGGTAGTGGACCACGTCGGTCGCCGTCGGCGCGGTGTCGGTGACCTCGCGGAGCTTCTCGACTTCGCCGGGCTCGATCTCCTCGTCGTCATCGCCGTAGAGCCCGAGCCACGGGCAGGCCAACTCGCCGGCGATCTCCACCAGCGGCGGCAACGCCGAGGACAGCGGGTCAAGAATGCCGCGACCGCCCACGCTGACCGCCGCCCCCACGGTGCGGCTGGCCGCCACCACCAACGCCGCCGTGCCACCCACGTCGAAGCCGATGATGCCCTGCCGGTCGGCGGGAACCCCATGGTCGGACAGCCAGAGGAAGGACGCGTCGGTGTCGGCCAGGATCGAGTCGCCGGACAGCCGCTGCACCTGGTCGTGCACGTGCTCCTCAGGGTGGTGGTCGTGGAACTCGTCGGTGCCGTCGCGGTGGTACAGGTGGGGCGCGACGGTGAGCCAGCCCTCCTCGGCGAGAAGGCCGCTCAACCGGCGGACCCGTTCCGTGACACCACGGGCCTCATGCAGGACGACGAGCCCGCCGCGCAAAACGGTGTCCGGTTCGGCGGCGGTGAGCCGGAGCTGGGTGCCATCGGTGAGCGCAAGCGTCTCGGTCCGGGTTTGGATCATGCCCAGCAGGTAATCACGTCGAGATGAACGCAAGGCAACGAGTTCAACCGGTCGGACGAGTGATTTCCACCGGTGATCACCATAATGAGGCATCGGATCATCGGCACACCCGTTTTCCGGGTGCGGTGGTGCTGATCCCGGCTTTGGGGGGTTAACGTCCAGATGACCCATCCGGAGCAAGGAGTCGTCCATGACCGTGCGCACCCGTGCCGACCTCGAACAGTTGCCCGCTTACGTCGCGGGTCGCACCATCCCCGGCTCGATCAAGCTGGCGAGCAACGAGGTTTCCGAAGGCCCGCTGCCGAGCGCGGTGGCGGCCATCAACCAGGCGGCCGGCGAGGTGCACCGCTACCCGGACATGGGCATCGGGCGGCTGACCGCCGCGCTGGCCGCGCGGCTGGAGGTGGCCCCGGAACGGATCGCCGTCGGCTGCGGTTCGGTCGCGCTGTGCGAGCAGTTGGTGCAGGCGACTTGCACCGCCGATGACGAGGTCATCTTCCCGTGGCGGTCGTTCGAGGCGTACCCGATCATCACGCAGGTCGTGGGCGCCAAGCAGGTGCGGGTCCCGCTGACCGCCGAACACGCTCTCGACCTGGAGGCGATGCTCGCCGCGATCACCCCGGCCACCCGGTTGATCTTCGTGTGCACGCCGAACAATCCGACCGGCACCCTACTGCGGCGGGCCGAGCTTGAGGCCTTCCTGGACCGGGTGCCCCAGGACGTGCTGGTGGTGCTCGACGAGGCGTACTTCGAGTTCGTCGTCGACCCGGATGGCCCCGACGGCGTCGAGATCGCGCGGAAACGCGACAACGTTGCCTCGATGCGGACTTTCTCTAAGGCGTACGGCCTCGCTGGGCTACGCGTGGGCTACGCCGTGGCACCGCCTAAGGTCGCCGAGGCGCTGCGGAAGGTGGCCATCCCGTTCAGCGTCAACGCGCTCGCCCAGGCCGCCGCGATCGCTTCGCTGGACGCACAGGACGAGTTGCAGAAGCGGTGCGCCAACGTGGTCGCCGAGCGGGAGCGGGTGCACCGGGAACTCGTGGCCGCCGGCTACCAGGTTCCCGAGACGCAGGCGAACTTCGTCTGGCTGCCGCTGGGCGAGCGCACCGGCGAGTTCAACGAGCACTGCTTGCAGAACCGGGTTGTGGTCCGCGCATTCGATGGGGACGGTGCGCGGGTCACGATCGGACAGCCCGAGGAGAACGACGCATTCCTTGCCGCCGCCCGTTCGTTCGGCCGAACGGCGCAGTGATCACCGATCGTGCATCGATCCGGGTCGTCCGCGATTTCAATGGAAATCAAGCAGTAATGGTGTCCGGCGAAGAGAGGGGGAGTACTTCGCCGGACACCACTACAGGGGGTGTGGCCGTTTGAGCCGAAACGACCACTTGGAGTGCGTAGTGATCTACGCAGCACCGAAATTTAGTGCCGATCAAGCACCGCTAGCCAGCCGTAACCCGAGCAGTACAACGTTCGGGTTACGCAAACCAGTCGGCCGGATGATCTCAGCCGGTGACCGCGTGGTGGCCGCGGACCGGGTCCGGGGTGGGCGCGGTCGGCAGCGGGTTGGCGGCCGACACGGCCTTGTCGGAGGTGGTCGGCGCGCCCGGCCCGCCGGGCACGTTGGGGCCACCAGGGCCACCGGGGCCACCGGGGCCGCACGGGTCGGACCCGCCGGCGGAGAACCAGCCAGGCATTTCCTCGCCGGGCTTGAACCAGCCGGGCTTGGACTGGGCAGCCCAACCGGGCTTGGACTCGCCGGCCTTGCACGGCTCGGTGGGCACGGTGGGGGTGGGCTTGTAACCGCCCCCCG is a window of Saccharopolyspora phatthalungensis DNA encoding:
- a CDS encoding acetoacetate--CoA ligase — translated: MTPSTHPEQIPELLWQPDPQRVAASRMAAFRDWLRRERDVDLPDYRALWQWSVSDLSAFWSAVAEFFGVRFHDRAEQVLAAEVMPGAQWFPGATLNYAEHALRDGDGKADDDLAVIFEREDGRSEEITYGELRARVAAARAGLAALGVRAGDRVAALAPNSPETIVAFLAAASLGATWSSCSPDFGARAVADRFVQIEPKVLIAVDGYCYGGRNFDIRSTVDKLRAEMPGLAGTVLVDYLGEGAELAGTIGWDDLLAQHHGAPLEFDPVPFDHPLWVLYSSGTTGLPKGIVHGHGGMVLEHLKIIGLHCDLGPGNRFFWFTTTGWMMWNFLVGGLLTGTTLVLFDGNPGYPSLSALWELAARHRVNYFGTSAPFIQSCLKHELRPKDDLDLSALRTVGSTGAPLTTDGFRWVADAVGEDVQIASVSGGTDLCTAFVGAAPDVPVWLGEISCPMLGAAAASYDEYGKELHEEVGELVLTKPMPTMPVFFWSDPDGSRLREAYFDTFPGVWRHGDWVRVTDRGTLVIYGRSDSTLNRGGIRMGTAEFYRVVEGFEEIVDSLVIDTSGAGETDGELLCFLVLAEGIDLEEVQPKLKAALRTELSPRHVPNRFIVVDEVPRTLNGKKLEVPVKKILAGTPPERAVSRDALQNPAALEPFVQLSADLAR
- a CDS encoding dienelactone hydrolase family protein, encoding MIQTRTETLALTDGTQLRLTAAEPDTVLRGGLVVLHEARGVTERVRRLSGLLAEEGWLTVAPHLYHRDGTDEFHDHHPEEHVHDQVQRLSGDSILADTDASFLWLSDHGVPADRQGIIGFDVGGTAALVVAASRTVGAAVSVGGRGILDPLSSALPPLVEIAGELACPWLGLYGDDDEEIEPGEVEKLREVTDTAPTATDVVHYPGAGHRFDRDADAAAEAWQRARNWLDLHLR
- the hisC gene encoding histidinol-phosphate transaminase encodes the protein MTVRTRADLEQLPAYVAGRTIPGSIKLASNEVSEGPLPSAVAAINQAAGEVHRYPDMGIGRLTAALAARLEVAPERIAVGCGSVALCEQLVQATCTADDEVIFPWRSFEAYPIITQVVGAKQVRVPLTAEHALDLEAMLAAITPATRLIFVCTPNNPTGTLLRRAELEAFLDRVPQDVLVVLDEAYFEFVVDPDGPDGVEIARKRDNVASMRTFSKAYGLAGLRVGYAVAPPKVAEALRKVAIPFSVNALAQAAAIASLDAQDELQKRCANVVAERERVHRELVAAGYQVPETQANFVWLPLGERTGEFNEHCLQNRVVVRAFDGDGARVTIGQPEENDAFLAAARSFGRTAQ